The sequence AGCCCTGGGCCTTCACTATCCCCTGCCCGAGTATCGCCAGGCGTGGCTTGATGTGCCCGCCGCCACCTTCGTCACCCTCACCCGCAATGGCGAGCTTCGGGGCTGCATCGGCAGCCTGGAAGCCCGCCGGCCCCTGCGCGAGGACGTCCGCGCCAATGCTTTGGCCGCGGCCCTCCGGGATCCGCGATTTCCGCCCTTGAGCCCGCGGGAATGGCACGACGTGCGGGTGGAGGTTTCCCTCCTTTCCCCGCCGCAACACCTCCCCGTGCGCTCGGAAGAGGAGGCCTGGCAGAAGCTTCGGCCCCATGTGGATGGGGTGATCCTGGAATATGGCCCCTATCGCAGCACCTTCCTGCCCCAGGTATGGGAGCAGTTGCCGGAACCGGACCGTTTCCTTGCCCACCTGAAGCGGAAGGCGGGCCTGCCCTGGGACTTCTGGGCCCCCCAGGTGCGGCTTTTCCGCTACACCGTGGACAAATGGAAAGAACCCGACGAGGAGATCATCGAACCATGAGCCCTGTGCGTGAATCCCATCATCCCGCCCGCTGGTGGCATCGGCTGCCCGACGGACGCATCCAGTGCGATCTGTGCCCGCGCGATTGCCGCCTCCACGAAGGACAACGGGGGGCCTGCTTCGTGCGCAAAATGGAAGGCGGGGAGATGATCCTCACCACCTACGGCCGTTCCTCCGGATTTTGCATCGATCCCATCGAGAAGAAACCCCTCGCCCATTTCTACCCCGGCACCAGCGTTTTTT comes from Burkholderiales bacterium and encodes:
- the amrA gene encoding AmmeMemoRadiSam system protein A — encoded protein: MSTEALSTALDEDRGLVLLPLARGSIAEALGLHYPLPEYRQAWLDVPAATFVTLTRNGELRGCIGSLEARRPLREDVRANALAAALRDPRFPPLSPREWHDVRVEVSLLSPPQHLPVRSEEEAWQKLRPHVDGVILEYGPYRSTFLPQVWEQLPEPDRFLAHLKRKAGLPWDFWAPQVRLFRYTVDKWKEPDEEIIEP